One window from the genome of Jiangella alba encodes:
- a CDS encoding zinc-dependent alcohol dehydrogenase family protein produces the protein MRAVVIEKPGEITVRDVPDPVPGPGDVVVAVGACGLCGTDLHIAAGEFPPSPYPLVPGHEFAGVVAEVGSGVATGVAVGDRVAVDPSLFCGYCRQCRRGRGNLCENWGAVGDTVDGAFAEYVKVPAASCYRLPDGLTFAQGALIEPVSCAVHGLRRLGAEPGERVLVLGAGTMGLIMTQLLVAAGARVSVVDLAAGKLPLATELGAAEVATSVPELPTQRFDAAVDVTGAVPALEAAFGALDRGGRLQVFGVATAEARLALSPFRIYNDEITVVGSMAVLHSFGDAVELVASGQVRTEPLVSHTAGLDEFPALLDLVRSGATIKAQVTPGGAA, from the coding sequence ATGCGCGCCGTCGTCATCGAGAAGCCGGGCGAGATCACCGTCCGCGACGTGCCCGACCCGGTCCCCGGACCCGGCGACGTCGTCGTCGCGGTCGGCGCCTGCGGGCTGTGCGGCACCGACCTGCACATCGCGGCGGGCGAGTTCCCGCCCAGCCCCTATCCCCTGGTCCCGGGGCACGAGTTCGCCGGCGTCGTCGCCGAGGTCGGCTCCGGCGTCGCGACCGGCGTCGCCGTGGGCGACCGCGTCGCCGTCGACCCGTCGCTGTTCTGCGGGTACTGCCGCCAGTGCCGGCGCGGCCGCGGCAACCTGTGCGAGAACTGGGGCGCCGTCGGCGACACCGTCGACGGCGCGTTCGCCGAGTACGTCAAAGTCCCGGCGGCGTCCTGCTACCGGCTGCCGGACGGGCTGACGTTCGCGCAGGGCGCGCTGATCGAGCCGGTGTCGTGCGCCGTGCACGGCCTGCGCCGCCTCGGCGCGGAGCCGGGCGAGCGGGTGCTCGTGCTCGGCGCCGGCACGATGGGCCTGATCATGACGCAGCTGCTGGTCGCGGCCGGCGCACGGGTCAGCGTCGTCGACCTCGCGGCGGGCAAGCTGCCGCTGGCCACCGAGCTGGGCGCGGCCGAGGTCGCGACGTCGGTGCCGGAGCTGCCGACGCAGCGCTTCGACGCCGCCGTCGACGTCACCGGCGCGGTGCCCGCGCTGGAGGCGGCGTTCGGCGCGCTCGACCGCGGCGGCCGGCTGCAGGTGTTCGGCGTCGCGACGGCCGAGGCGCGGCTCGCGCTGTCGCCGTTCCGCATCTACAACGACGAGATCACCGTCGTCGGGTCGATGGCGGTGCTGCACAGCTTCGGCGACGCCGTCGAGCTGGTCGCGTCCGGGCAGGTGCGCACGGAACCGCTGGTCTCGCACACGGCCGGGCTGGACGAGTTCCCCGCGCTGCTCGACCTCGTGCGCTCCGGCGCGACAATCAAGGCCCAGGTGACGCCGGGCGGCGCGGCATGA
- a CDS encoding sugar-binding transcriptional regulator: MPRRGRPPAGGGPATSPSELVLAGAVARRHYVDGRSKVEIADEFGLSRFQVARILTEARARGWVKVEITLPGHLDDELSMALRDATGVRDAVVVEAPAQPETATRDELAAMVAELVADTVRPGQVLGLTWSRTIEAMSRRLHRLAPCTVVQLAGSMSVEGSSAGTVEVVRSVAAAAGGEALPIYAPLVVDDAATAAGLRRQREIARALDRSRTLDVAVVSVGSWGPGLSTVWDAVTAAERAEALQRGAVGESGARLFDADGRDVTGGFDERIVGVPLQALRDTPVVIATAYGARRAEAALAAVRGGFVTTLVTDAALARRLLELAAPSSS; this comes from the coding sequence ATGCCACGCAGGGGCAGGCCGCCGGCCGGCGGCGGCCCGGCCACCAGCCCGTCCGAGCTCGTGCTCGCGGGCGCCGTGGCCCGCCGGCACTACGTCGACGGCCGGTCGAAGGTCGAGATCGCCGACGAGTTCGGGCTGTCCCGGTTCCAGGTCGCACGCATCCTCACCGAGGCGCGGGCGCGCGGCTGGGTCAAGGTCGAGATCACCCTGCCCGGCCACCTCGACGACGAGCTGTCCATGGCCCTGCGCGACGCCACCGGCGTGCGCGACGCCGTGGTCGTCGAGGCGCCGGCGCAGCCCGAGACCGCCACCCGCGACGAGCTGGCCGCCATGGTCGCCGAACTGGTCGCCGACACCGTCCGGCCCGGCCAGGTGCTGGGGCTGACCTGGAGCCGCACCATCGAGGCGATGTCGCGGCGGCTGCACCGGCTGGCGCCGTGCACGGTCGTCCAGCTGGCCGGGTCGATGTCGGTCGAGGGCTCGTCCGCCGGCACCGTCGAGGTGGTGCGGTCGGTGGCGGCCGCGGCCGGCGGCGAGGCGCTGCCCATCTACGCGCCGCTGGTGGTCGACGACGCCGCGACGGCGGCCGGGCTGCGCCGTCAGCGCGAGATCGCCCGCGCTCTGGACCGGTCGAGGACGCTCGACGTCGCCGTCGTGTCGGTCGGCAGCTGGGGGCCGGGCCTGTCGACGGTGTGGGACGCCGTCACCGCGGCCGAGCGGGCCGAGGCGCTGCAACGCGGCGCCGTGGGCGAGTCCGGCGCGCGGCTGTTCGACGCCGACGGGCGCGACGTCACCGGCGGCTTCGACGAGCGGATCGTCGGCGTGCCGCTGCAGGCGCTGCGCGACACCCCGGTCGTCATCGCCACCGCCTACGGCGCGCGGCGGGCCGAGGCCGCCCTCGCGGCGGTCCGCGGCGGCTTCGTCACGACGCTCGTCACCGACGCCGCGCTGGCCCGCCGGCTGCTCGAGCTCGCCGCCCCGTCATCGTCGTGA
- a CDS encoding endonuclease/exonuclease/phosphatase family protein, with amino-acid sequence MRTSIRAVAVTAALTTAAAVLAAAPASADRPGAAELRVATYNLSLNRAAEGELEDDLSTGADPQARAVAEVIQRTRPDIVLLNEFDYVEGGVAADLFRANYLETGQGGADPIEYPYAYVAPSNTGIPSGFDLNNDGTVGGGDDAFGFGLFPGQYGMAVLSRYPILEDDVRTFQNFRWKDLPGSLLPTDFYSPEEQAVLRLSSKSHWDVPVRVGGRTVHVLVSHPTPPTFDGPEDRNGRRNHDEIRFWAEYVGPGRAGWIYDDEGRRGGLKPGSAFVVLGDQNSDPVDGDSVPGAIQQLLDHPRIVDPLPTSAGAPEAAVLQGGANASHGGDPRYDTADFADTAPGNLRADYVLPSRQLRPVDAGVFWPVRSDPLSRLTGEFPFPTSDHRLVWVDVRVPGGR; translated from the coding sequence ATGCGCACCTCGATCCGTGCCGTCGCGGTGACGGCGGCCCTGACCACCGCCGCGGCGGTGCTGGCCGCGGCGCCGGCGAGCGCCGACCGGCCCGGCGCCGCCGAGCTCCGTGTCGCCACCTACAACCTGAGCCTGAACCGCGCCGCCGAGGGCGAGCTGGAGGACGACCTGTCCACCGGCGCCGACCCCCAGGCGCGGGCCGTCGCCGAGGTCATCCAGCGGACCCGGCCCGACATCGTCCTGCTGAACGAGTTCGACTACGTCGAGGGCGGCGTCGCGGCCGACCTCTTCCGCGCCAACTACCTGGAGACCGGCCAGGGCGGCGCCGACCCGATCGAGTACCCGTACGCCTACGTCGCGCCGTCCAACACCGGCATCCCCAGCGGCTTCGACCTCAACAACGACGGGACCGTCGGCGGCGGCGACGACGCCTTCGGGTTCGGGCTGTTCCCCGGCCAGTACGGCATGGCCGTGCTGTCGAGGTATCCGATCCTCGAGGACGACGTCCGCACGTTCCAGAACTTCCGCTGGAAGGACCTGCCCGGGTCGCTGCTGCCCACGGACTTCTACTCGCCCGAGGAGCAGGCGGTCCTCCGGCTGTCCAGCAAGTCGCACTGGGACGTGCCGGTGCGGGTGGGCGGCCGCACGGTGCACGTGCTGGTATCGCACCCGACGCCGCCGACGTTCGACGGCCCCGAGGACCGCAACGGCCGGCGCAACCACGACGAGATCCGCTTCTGGGCCGAGTACGTCGGACCCGGCCGGGCCGGCTGGATCTACGACGACGAGGGCCGGCGCGGCGGGCTGAAACCGGGCTCGGCGTTCGTCGTGCTCGGCGACCAGAACAGCGACCCCGTCGACGGCGACTCCGTGCCCGGCGCCATCCAGCAGCTGCTGGACCACCCCCGCATCGTCGACCCGCTGCCCACGTCGGCCGGCGCCCCCGAGGCGGCCGTCCTGCAGGGCGGCGCCAACGCGTCGCACGGCGGCGACCCGCGCTACGACACCGCCGACTTCGCCGACACCGCGCCGGGCAACCTGCGCGCCGACTACGTGCTGCCGTCGCGCCAGCTCCGCCCGGTGGACGCGGGCGTGTTCTGGCCGGTCCGCTCCGACCCGCTGTCCCGGCTGACCGGCGAGTTCCCGTTCCCGACCAGCGACCACCGCCTCGTCTGGGTGGACGTCCGGGTGCCGGGGGGTCGCTAG
- a CDS encoding ATP-binding protein, producing the protein MSASNEIDDFASLLRRHRLAAGLSQEELAEKAGLSSDAVAALERGRRRAPRPLTVRLLATALNLSDADFAEFTESLRRSPAGHAPQVQGPPLPPDTLIGRETELAELTSLLGHGGVRLVTLTGLGGVGKTRLAVAVANEVRGQFEAGACWVPLAARPDGPEVIDAVAAAVGLRPASDAAEVDALAEHIGSRQLLVVLDNCEHVIETCAWLCTVLLQRCPRLTFVATSRELLRAPGEVVRQVQPLSVPPSRAPVDEIRDADAVRMFLARAAAHGVHPRDDRLRQVSRVCRSVQGIPLALELAAARVNVLTIEQIADELDTSSRILSGGSRTAPLRQQTIDAALDWSYQLLGAEEREFFEAVSTFSGGWTLPAAVAVFCAEQTDACHERVLDLTGRLIDKSLILVDRDAAEARYSMFSVIRQYADRRLDDGGRRTVIEQRHLRHFVELAERAERTLGTDQQAATLDHLDIELDNLRVALGRAISRELGSESMRLAAALWRYFYLRGHYSEGRDWLESALRIARAADTVAPAALAGAARGAGYLAFLQCEYDVAAERLEEALGRYRRLDDPAGAALTLRHLGSIARERADYDAAHELHLESLHLYQQLGDKAGIAWARHFLGFVSWLRMDLGGARDYSAAALGYFQQAGDGEGITWSQLNLGVVALYDGDLDGAERLLHQSLGRAQRLGYREGVGWSLNQLGVVARRQGRLERAIHLLDESLAEHQELGDKWRSASVLEALASVAQEHHNTAYAAFLLGAASAVRDTIGAPVPLCERPDTEGTTTAVRDALGERAFAHAWGAGQATPLHAVADGYPPDALSTLDTPW; encoded by the coding sequence GTGTCGGCCAGCAACGAGATCGACGACTTCGCGAGTCTGCTCCGGCGGCATCGGCTGGCGGCCGGCCTGTCGCAGGAGGAGCTTGCGGAGAAGGCCGGTCTCAGCTCCGACGCCGTCGCCGCGCTGGAGCGCGGCCGCCGGCGCGCGCCCCGGCCGCTGACGGTGCGGCTGCTGGCCACCGCGCTGAACCTGTCCGACGCCGACTTCGCCGAGTTCACCGAGTCGCTGCGCCGGTCCCCGGCGGGCCACGCGCCACAGGTCCAGGGGCCGCCGCTGCCGCCCGACACCCTCATCGGCCGCGAGACCGAGTTGGCCGAGCTGACGTCGCTGCTCGGCCACGGCGGCGTCCGGCTGGTGACGCTGACCGGCCTGGGCGGCGTCGGCAAGACCCGGCTCGCGGTCGCGGTCGCCAACGAGGTGCGCGGCCAGTTCGAGGCCGGCGCGTGCTGGGTGCCGCTGGCGGCCCGCCCGGACGGCCCGGAGGTCATCGACGCGGTCGCGGCCGCCGTCGGGCTGCGCCCGGCCTCCGACGCCGCCGAGGTCGACGCGCTGGCCGAGCACATCGGCTCGCGCCAGCTGCTGGTGGTCCTGGACAACTGCGAACACGTCATCGAGACCTGCGCCTGGCTGTGCACCGTCCTGCTGCAGCGCTGCCCGCGGCTGACGTTCGTCGCCACCAGCCGCGAGCTGCTGCGCGCCCCCGGCGAGGTGGTCCGGCAGGTGCAGCCGCTGTCGGTGCCGCCGTCGCGGGCCCCCGTCGACGAGATCCGCGACGCCGACGCCGTCCGCATGTTCCTCGCCCGCGCCGCCGCGCACGGCGTCCACCCGCGCGACGACCGGCTGCGCCAGGTCAGCCGGGTGTGCCGCAGCGTGCAGGGTATCCCGCTGGCGCTGGAGCTGGCGGCCGCCCGGGTCAACGTGCTGACCATCGAGCAGATCGCGGACGAGCTGGACACCTCGTCGCGCATCCTGTCCGGCGGCAGCCGCACCGCGCCGCTTCGCCAGCAGACCATCGACGCCGCGCTGGACTGGAGCTACCAGCTGCTCGGCGCCGAGGAGCGGGAGTTCTTCGAGGCGGTGTCGACGTTCTCCGGCGGCTGGACGCTGCCGGCCGCGGTCGCGGTGTTCTGCGCCGAGCAGACCGACGCCTGTCACGAGCGGGTGCTCGACCTCACCGGGCGGCTGATCGACAAGTCGCTGATCCTCGTCGACCGCGACGCGGCCGAGGCGCGCTACTCGATGTTCTCCGTCATCCGCCAGTACGCCGACCGGCGGCTCGACGACGGCGGCCGGCGCACCGTCATCGAACAGCGGCACCTGCGCCACTTCGTCGAGCTGGCCGAGCGGGCCGAGCGGACCCTCGGCACCGACCAGCAGGCCGCCACGCTGGACCACCTCGACATCGAGCTGGACAACCTGCGGGTGGCGCTCGGGCGAGCGATCAGCCGCGAGCTGGGCAGCGAGTCGATGCGGCTGGCGGCCGCCCTGTGGCGCTACTTCTACCTGCGCGGCCACTACTCCGAGGGCCGCGACTGGCTGGAGTCGGCGCTGCGCATCGCCCGCGCCGCCGACACCGTCGCGCCGGCCGCGCTGGCCGGGGCCGCCCGCGGCGCCGGCTACCTGGCGTTCCTGCAGTGCGAGTACGACGTCGCCGCCGAACGGCTGGAGGAGGCGCTGGGCCGCTACCGCCGCCTCGACGACCCCGCCGGTGCCGCGCTCACGCTGCGCCACCTCGGCAGCATCGCCCGCGAGCGCGCCGACTACGACGCCGCCCACGAGCTGCACCTCGAGAGCCTGCACCTCTACCAGCAGCTGGGCGACAAGGCCGGCATCGCGTGGGCCCGGCACTTTCTCGGGTTCGTGTCGTGGCTGCGCATGGACCTCGGCGGCGCTCGCGACTACTCCGCGGCGGCGCTCGGCTACTTCCAGCAGGCCGGCGACGGCGAGGGCATCACGTGGTCGCAGCTCAACCTCGGCGTCGTCGCCCTCTACGACGGCGACCTCGACGGCGCCGAGCGGCTGCTGCACCAGAGCCTCGGCCGGGCACAGCGGCTCGGCTACCGCGAGGGTGTGGGCTGGTCGCTCAACCAGCTGGGGGTGGTGGCCCGCCGTCAGGGCCGGCTCGAACGGGCCATTCACCTGCTCGACGAGAGCCTGGCCGAGCACCAGGAGCTGGGCGACAAGTGGCGGTCGGCGAGCGTCCTGGAGGCGCTGGCGTCGGTGGCGCAGGAGCACCACAACACCGCATACGCCGCGTTCCTGCTCGGCGCCGCGTCGGCGGTCCGCGACACCATCGGGGCGCCGGTGCCGCTGTGCGAGCGTCCCGACACCGAGGGCACCACCACGGCGGTCCGCGACGCGCTCGGTGAGCGCGCGTTCGCGCACGCGTGGGGCGCGGGTCAGGCCACGCCCCTGCACGCCGTGGCCGACGGCTACCCGCCGGACGCCCTCAGCACGCTCGACACGCCCTGGTGA
- a CDS encoding ArsR/SmtB family transcription factor — MAVRIPMTAEALGRSRFGISPCAEVVGSLRALHRPSPGSPHLMRWRARALDAVPAESLSLLAALTGSTVYVLDLLTPPPHAAVASIDDEAAAIAATPPELTEYQLDIAFRGRAVPAEVAASVGGPARLEELRQPMPAVVAEALAGGAAAFTARLAGAMRTYFERVLAPDWPRVLDVLTADVAYRGDRMAQHGALTLLDDFHPSVRWDDGAIVVRKPFDLVVDWPHDGLLLVPSTGIGDGVLLNAERPTAPSILYPARGLHALWPAPSAAPGELGELIGHTRATLLAALDVPRTTAELGRREALSAATVSYHLGILHRTGLVARRRTGRRVVYARTELAAALLG; from the coding sequence GTGGCGGTCCGGATCCCGATGACGGCCGAGGCGCTGGGCCGGTCCCGGTTCGGCATATCGCCGTGCGCCGAGGTCGTCGGCAGCCTGCGCGCGCTGCACCGTCCGTCGCCCGGCTCGCCGCACCTGATGCGCTGGCGGGCGCGGGCCCTCGACGCCGTACCGGCCGAGTCGCTGAGCCTGCTCGCCGCGCTGACCGGCAGCACCGTCTACGTCCTCGACCTGCTCACACCGCCGCCGCACGCCGCGGTGGCGAGCATCGACGACGAGGCGGCGGCCATCGCGGCGACGCCGCCGGAGCTGACCGAATACCAGCTGGACATCGCGTTCCGCGGCCGCGCCGTCCCCGCGGAGGTGGCCGCCAGCGTCGGCGGGCCGGCCCGGCTGGAGGAGCTGCGCCAGCCGATGCCCGCCGTCGTCGCCGAGGCGCTGGCCGGGGGAGCGGCGGCGTTCACGGCCCGGCTGGCCGGCGCCATGCGCACGTACTTCGAGCGGGTGCTGGCGCCGGACTGGCCGCGGGTGCTGGACGTGCTCACCGCCGACGTCGCCTACCGCGGCGACCGCATGGCCCAGCACGGCGCGCTGACCCTGCTCGACGACTTCCACCCGTCGGTGCGCTGGGACGACGGCGCGATCGTCGTGCGCAAGCCGTTCGACCTGGTGGTCGACTGGCCGCACGACGGCCTGCTGCTGGTGCCGAGCACCGGCATCGGCGACGGCGTGCTGCTCAACGCGGAGCGCCCGACGGCGCCGTCGATCCTGTACCCGGCCCGCGGGCTGCACGCGCTCTGGCCGGCGCCGTCGGCGGCGCCGGGCGAGCTCGGCGAGCTGATCGGGCACACCCGGGCCACGCTGCTGGCCGCGCTGGACGTGCCGCGGACCACCGCCGAGCTGGGCCGGCGCGAGGCGCTGTCGGCGGCGACGGTGTCGTACCACCTCGGCATCCTGCACCGCACGGGCCTGGTCGCGCGCCGCCGCACCGGGCGGCGTGTCGTGTACGCGCGCACCGAGCTCGCGGCGGCGTTGCTGGGGTAG
- a CDS encoding alpha/beta hydrolase, with the protein MLRRLRRTATVLAVAAPLLGLATPAASAAQVRPADCVVTVPDGGECGVLTVPEYRAEPGGRSIELPYVLVRSEHPAEPPLVFVNGGPGSGSLQLAGYFSYGLGLRETRDVVVLEQRGGARATPSLDCPGAAAAMADAFTTTDDPYDEFEPAAIAMRDCLDAFAAAGGDPRGYTVAETALDLRDLREALGYDSWSAYGLSWSTQVMAELARVDPAGVDAVVLDSFSAPDRDFAATAYEGLELSLDRLGERSGGDFPDPYADLLAAADLLDADPVEVQGHNPVTGQPRTFRLTGDDLVTFVHAALYDVELLPVVPYLLDRLAGGHTGALSTLVDVGVEELTGHTLGQYWTMQCQDEVAYRRAGAGRASPLIEWLVADEVVCAELGLASPPLPPAPVAFTQPALVLAGAEDPVTPAPVADDASAGLADRRFLEFAGVGHAVLLNSACGRETIVAWLADPGRDVADLCDRSTPAYAVVGAGDLHPTTRVAQAGLAAGDGDWLAVALPAAFALLCVGWLALWLAPVVTGRGRGGATLVAGVAPLAGTAFLLAAGGVLWSAASTLPTRLVVGVPPALPWLGLLLLAGPVGVALGLRRASARGRVLLAAAGLLWLAFAAWFLVIVLLPS; encoded by the coding sequence GTGCTGAGGCGGCTGCGGCGGACGGCGACGGTGCTCGCGGTGGCCGCGCCGCTGCTCGGCCTGGCGACACCGGCCGCCTCCGCCGCGCAGGTGCGCCCGGCGGACTGCGTCGTCACGGTGCCCGACGGCGGCGAGTGCGGCGTCCTGACCGTCCCGGAGTACCGGGCCGAGCCGGGTGGGCGGAGCATCGAGCTGCCGTACGTGCTCGTCCGTTCCGAGCACCCGGCCGAGCCGCCGCTGGTGTTCGTGAACGGCGGTCCCGGATCCGGATCGCTGCAGCTGGCCGGCTACTTCTCCTACGGGCTGGGGCTGCGCGAGACCCGCGACGTCGTCGTGCTCGAGCAGCGCGGCGGCGCCCGCGCCACGCCGTCGCTGGACTGCCCGGGCGCGGCCGCCGCGATGGCCGACGCGTTCACCACCACCGACGACCCGTACGACGAGTTCGAGCCGGCCGCCATCGCGATGCGCGACTGCCTGGACGCATTCGCGGCCGCCGGCGGCGACCCGCGCGGCTACACCGTCGCCGAGACCGCCCTGGACCTGCGCGACCTGCGCGAGGCGCTGGGCTACGACAGCTGGTCGGCGTACGGGCTGTCGTGGTCGACTCAGGTGATGGCCGAGCTGGCCCGCGTCGACCCGGCCGGGGTCGACGCCGTCGTGCTCGACTCGTTCAGCGCGCCCGACCGCGACTTCGCCGCCACCGCGTACGAGGGCCTGGAACTGTCGCTGGACCGCCTCGGCGAGCGCTCCGGCGGCGACTTCCCGGACCCGTACGCCGACCTGCTCGCCGCGGCCGACCTGCTGGACGCCGACCCGGTCGAGGTCCAGGGGCACAACCCGGTCACCGGGCAGCCGCGGACGTTCCGGCTGACCGGCGACGACCTCGTCACGTTCGTGCACGCCGCCCTCTACGACGTCGAGCTGCTGCCGGTGGTGCCGTACCTGCTGGACCGCCTCGCCGGCGGCCACACCGGCGCGCTGAGCACGCTGGTCGACGTCGGTGTCGAGGAGCTGACCGGCCACACGCTGGGGCAGTACTGGACCATGCAGTGCCAGGACGAGGTCGCCTACCGCCGCGCGGGCGCGGGCCGGGCGTCGCCGCTGATCGAGTGGCTGGTCGCCGACGAGGTGGTGTGCGCCGAGCTGGGGCTGGCGTCGCCGCCGCTGCCGCCCGCGCCGGTGGCGTTCACCCAGCCGGCGCTGGTGCTGGCCGGCGCCGAGGACCCGGTGACGCCCGCGCCCGTCGCCGACGACGCGTCGGCCGGGCTGGCGGACCGGCGGTTCCTCGAGTTCGCCGGCGTCGGCCACGCCGTGCTGCTCAACAGCGCCTGCGGCCGCGAGACGATCGTCGCCTGGCTGGCCGACCCGGGCCGCGACGTCGCGGACCTGTGCGACCGCTCGACGCCCGCGTACGCCGTCGTCGGCGCCGGCGACCTGCACCCGACGACGCGCGTCGCCCAGGCCGGGCTGGCCGCGGGCGACGGCGACTGGCTCGCCGTGGCCCTCCCGGCGGCGTTCGCGCTGCTCTGCGTGGGCTGGCTGGCGCTCTGGCTGGCCCCGGTCGTCACGGGACGCGGCCGCGGCGGCGCGACCCTGGTCGCCGGGGTGGCCCCGCTGGCCGGGACGGCGTTCCTGCTGGCCGCGGGCGGGGTGCTCTGGTCGGCCGCGAGCACGCTGCCCACCCGGCTGGTGGTCGGCGTGCCGCCCGCGCTCCCGTGGCTGGGGCTGCTGCTGCTCGCCGGACCGGTGGGCGTCGCGCTCGGCCTGCGCCGGGCCTCGGCCCGCGGCCGGGTGCTGCTGGCGGCCGCCGGGCTGCTCTGGCTGGCGTTCGCCGCGTGGTTCCTCGTGATCGTGCTGCTGCCGAGCTGA
- a CDS encoding GH1 family beta-glucosidase — protein sequence MSTGTGRRFPDGFLWGSATASYQIEGAVKEGGRGPSIWDTFSHTPGKTLNGDTGDIADDHYHRWQEDLGHIAGLGLGAYRFSTAWPRVQPGGRGPANREGLDFYARLVDGLLERGVKPVLTLYHWDLPQDLEDAGGWTARDTAYRFADYAELVARELGDRIDLWTTLNEPWCSAYLGYASGVHAPGRADGAAALAAVHHLNLAHGLGLQAVRSVLPSARGSVTLNLHVIRPADPSSDDDRDAARRVDALANRAFTGPMLSGAYPDDLLADTAHVTDWSFVRSGDTEIAHQPLDVLGVNYYSTGLVRRWDGVGPRSEEDGHGDALGSPWVGADDVEFVRPEGPYTAMGWNIDPGGLTELLLRMHREHPGLPMMITENGAAFADTVSPAGAVHDPQRVDYIARHLEATGQAIDQGADVRGYFAWSLLDNFEWSYGFDRRFGIIRVDYETLERTWKDSAHWYRGVVARNGLD from the coding sequence ATGAGCACCGGCACCGGCCGCCGCTTCCCCGACGGCTTCCTCTGGGGGTCGGCGACGGCCTCCTACCAGATCGAGGGCGCGGTCAAGGAGGGCGGCCGCGGGCCGTCCATCTGGGACACGTTCTCGCACACGCCCGGCAAGACGCTGAACGGCGACACCGGCGACATCGCCGACGACCACTATCACCGCTGGCAGGAGGACCTCGGCCACATCGCCGGCCTCGGCCTGGGCGCGTACCGGTTCTCGACGGCGTGGCCGCGGGTGCAGCCCGGCGGCCGCGGCCCGGCCAACCGCGAGGGCCTCGACTTCTACGCGCGCCTCGTCGACGGCCTGCTGGAGCGCGGCGTCAAGCCGGTGCTGACGCTGTACCACTGGGACCTCCCCCAGGATCTCGAGGACGCCGGCGGCTGGACGGCCCGCGACACCGCGTACCGGTTCGCCGACTACGCCGAGCTCGTGGCCCGCGAGCTGGGCGACCGCATCGACCTGTGGACGACGCTGAACGAGCCGTGGTGCAGCGCCTACCTCGGATACGCGTCCGGCGTGCACGCCCCCGGCCGGGCCGACGGCGCCGCCGCGCTGGCCGCCGTCCACCACCTCAACCTCGCGCACGGGCTGGGCCTGCAGGCGGTCCGCTCGGTGCTGCCGTCGGCGCGCGGCTCGGTGACGCTGAACCTGCACGTCATCCGCCCGGCCGACCCGTCCTCCGACGACGACCGCGACGCCGCCCGCCGGGTCGACGCGCTGGCCAACCGCGCGTTCACCGGCCCCATGCTGTCCGGCGCCTACCCCGACGACCTGCTGGCCGACACCGCGCACGTCACCGACTGGTCGTTCGTGCGGTCCGGCGACACCGAGATCGCGCACCAGCCGCTCGACGTCCTCGGCGTCAACTACTACTCGACCGGCCTGGTGCGCCGCTGGGACGGCGTCGGCCCGCGCTCCGAGGAGGACGGCCACGGCGACGCGCTCGGCTCGCCCTGGGTCGGCGCCGACGACGTCGAGTTCGTCCGCCCCGAGGGCCCGTACACCGCCATGGGCTGGAACATCGACCCCGGCGGCCTCACCGAGCTGCTGCTGCGGATGCACCGCGAGCACCCCGGGCTGCCGATGATGATCACCGAGAACGGCGCCGCGTTCGCCGACACCGTCTCCCCCGCCGGCGCCGTGCACGATCCCCAGCGGGTCGACTACATCGCCCGCCACCTCGAGGCCACCGGCCAGGCCATCGACCAGGGCGCCGACGTGCGCGGCTACTTCGCGTGGTCGCTGCTGGACAACTTCGAGTGGTCCTACGGCTTCGACCGCCGGTTCGGCATCATCCGGGTCGACTACGAGACGCTGGAGCGCACCTGGAAGGACTCCGCGCACTGGTACCGCGGCGTCGTGGCCCGCAACGGCCTGGACTAG